From a region of the Fibrobacter sp. UWB2 genome:
- a CDS encoding acyltransferase, with the protein MPKPANYFPAIDGLRLLASLNIVMLHLGSSNALMYMADCKWVMPIISAPAFAAGIFYVLAGFLFASKYSDPDRSIPVIPFMFSRIAKLYRLHFFMTLLMFVLIVFKMSGYTHLPAFSEIGDCASAGLAKMFHPWRSLIMHLTLTWSIVPDLGMKLNEPSWSLTSFFLCYAITPWFSRWLIKQNRRTLWILFGGVFVPGLLWAIVYGKTGNLWFDGFDAKYRFFHMFAPVRVFEYIFGMVLYRLYNEGVFDVFKKDFVSGVTQALLLLALYGSLFLMRPDANPGYNYFIHHSLPIFIYGMFVVSLLSGKGFLAKFFCIPLVRHIGRASFYPYLIHLPIITFAWGICNLNRPKNTILLLIFIYTVSTLYMEFKVWRRKKAKAKA; encoded by the coding sequence ATGCCGAAACCAGCAAATTATTTCCCCGCTATTGACGGTCTCCGTCTCCTCGCAAGCCTGAATATTGTCATGCTCCATTTGGGCAGTTCTAACGCCCTCATGTACATGGCTGATTGCAAGTGGGTGATGCCCATTATCTCTGCGCCTGCCTTTGCCGCGGGGATTTTCTATGTGCTGGCCGGTTTTCTTTTCGCAAGCAAGTACAGCGACCCGGACCGCAGTATCCCGGTCATCCCGTTCATGTTCAGCCGCATTGCAAAGCTTTACCGCTTGCACTTCTTTATGACGCTCCTCATGTTCGTGCTGATTGTGTTCAAGATGAGCGGCTATACGCACTTGCCTGCATTCTCTGAGATTGGCGATTGCGCTTCGGCTGGGCTAGCAAAGATGTTCCATCCGTGGCGTAGCCTCATCATGCACCTCACGCTCACGTGGTCGATTGTCCCCGATCTCGGCATGAAGCTGAATGAACCGTCCTGGTCACTCACGAGCTTCTTCCTTTGCTATGCGATTACGCCGTGGTTCAGCCGTTGGCTTATCAAGCAGAACCGTCGTACGCTCTGGATTCTGTTCGGCGGTGTGTTCGTTCCGGGACTCCTTTGGGCTATCGTGTATGGCAAAACGGGCAATTTATGGTTTGATGGATTCGATGCCAAGTATCGCTTCTTCCACATGTTTGCTCCGGTGCGCGTCTTTGAATACATCTTTGGCATGGTGCTTTACCGCCTTTACAACGAGGGCGTCTTTGACGTTTTCAAGAAGGACTTTGTGAGCGGTGTGACTCAGGCGCTTTTGCTCCTCGCACTTTACGGGAGCCTCTTCCTCATGCGTCCGGATGCCAATCCTGGCTATAATTATTTTATCCATCATAGCCTTCCGATTTTCATTTACGGCATGTTCGTGGTAAGTCTGCTTTCGGGCAAGGGATTCTTGGCGAAGTTCTTCTGCATCCCGCTTGTGCGCCATATCGGTCGCGCCTCGTTCTACCCGTACTTGATCCATCTGCCCATCATCACGTTTGCATGGGGCATCTGCAACCTGAACCGTCCGAAGAATACCATCCTTTTGCTCATCTTCATTTACACGGTCAGCACGCTTTACATGGAATTTAAAGTCTGGCGCCGCAAAAAAGCGAAAGCGAAGGCCTAA
- a CDS encoding HD-GYP domain-containing protein, whose protein sequence is MSNERAKILIVDDDAMNRVVLSDLLSDEYDIIEAKDGDEAIGILETTAKDITLVLLDMIMPGRDGLQVLEVMNEKGWIKGTPVVMISAETSTPQVEKAFSLGVTDFIYRPFDQMVVQTRVRNTINLYVKQMQLSELVTDKIYERTRNSDMLISILSHIVEFRNGESGQHVLHIKKITDILLRALLKRTSEYSITEEEIGTIATASSMHDIGKITIPDEILNKPGKLTKEEFDIMKQHSMNGAKMLDAIQFFKNEPLMKFAYDICRWHHERWDGRGYPDGLKGNEIPISAQVVSVADVYDALTSERCYKKAFSHEKALEMIRNNECGVFNPLLLECLGDVADTLPKELNDNQPSKLSDADFAKIARSIFESDEDDSDNIIYEQYMIEHRKSQFFASIHRGVTFEYTYEPSLLKLEAKNAKALSFPKTMVEPENNSEFWNIFGRENWDEFVKLLHDPQLNNDSFTFNSEMLVKGEKRPCKIRVQQCWNRRDPENPELISVYGCVEFFK, encoded by the coding sequence ATGAGCAACGAACGTGCAAAAATTTTGATTGTCGATGATGACGCCATGAACAGAGTCGTACTTTCGGACCTGCTCTCTGACGAATATGATATCATCGAAGCAAAAGACGGTGACGAGGCCATCGGGATTCTTGAAACAACGGCAAAAGACATTACGCTCGTCTTGCTAGACATGATTATGCCAGGACGAGACGGTCTCCAAGTTCTTGAAGTCATGAACGAAAAAGGGTGGATCAAGGGAACCCCGGTCGTGATGATTTCGGCAGAAACATCTACCCCACAAGTTGAAAAAGCTTTCTCGCTCGGTGTAACAGACTTCATCTACCGCCCGTTCGACCAGATGGTCGTGCAGACCCGCGTCCGCAACACGATTAATCTTTACGTGAAGCAGATGCAGCTTTCGGAACTCGTGACCGACAAGATTTACGAGAGGACCCGAAACAGCGATATGCTGATTTCCATCTTGAGCCACATCGTGGAATTCCGTAACGGCGAAAGCGGTCAGCACGTTCTGCACATCAAAAAGATTACCGATATCCTTTTACGCGCACTGCTCAAGCGCACTAGCGAATACAGCATCACCGAAGAAGAAATCGGCACCATCGCTACAGCATCTTCGATGCACGACATCGGAAAGATTACAATCCCCGACGAGATTTTGAACAAGCCCGGCAAGCTCACGAAAGAAGAATTCGACATCATGAAGCAACACTCCATGAACGGCGCCAAGATGCTCGACGCCATCCAGTTCTTCAAGAACGAGCCGCTGATGAAATTCGCCTACGACATTTGCCGTTGGCACCATGAACGCTGGGACGGCCGCGGCTACCCCGACGGCCTCAAGGGTAATGAAATTCCCATCAGTGCGCAAGTCGTCTCTGTTGCCGACGTTTACGACGCACTTACTAGCGAACGTTGCTACAAGAAGGCGTTCAGCCACGAGAAGGCTCTTGAGATGATCCGCAATAACGAATGCGGCGTCTTCAACCCGCTCCTCCTGGAATGCCTCGGCGATGTCGCCGACACGCTCCCGAAAGAACTGAACGACAACCAGCCAAGCAAGCTGAGCGATGCCGACTTTGCTAAAATTGCCCGATCCATTTTCGAGAGCGACGAAGACGACTCCGACAATATCATTTACGAACAGTACATGATAGAACACCGGAAAAGCCAGTTCTTTGCCTCAATACACCGTGGCGTTACGTTCGAATATACATACGAGCCTTCGCTCTTAAAGCTCGAAGCCAAAAATGCAAAGGCATTGAGTTTCCCGAAGACTATGGTCGAGCCCGAAAACAACAGCGAATTCTGGAATATCTTTGGGCGCGAGAACTGGGATGAATTTGTAAAACTGCTGCACGACCCGCAATTGAACAACGATTCGTTCACGTTCAACAGCGAGATGCTCGTCAAGGGCGAAAAGCGCCCGTGCAAGATTAGGGTCCAACAGTGCTGGAACAGACGCGACCCCGAGAACCCGGAACTCATTTCCGTGTACGGGTGCGTGGAATTTTTCAAGTAA
- a CDS encoding response regulator, which yields MSDSENQVAYAELFSEIFYEQFISAYYVNLLDFSYVVYYRKKGLEKKYGNGVNAVSALQKFISEDVHPDDRDVLKDMLSVAYVRGRLKKESSFSFVVREIVTGKERYCKLQVTRGRDEDHMAICFLNVDDEIRKRMKVEEGYRVIQALAMEFNALYRIDLDSEKMHSYVKSQTARIFEKELRGEMFYSEALKKYATEIVSSEDAKRVLTLASIESIRERFSRQSHFEVDYKNRDGRYFQMKFVRVSDEKSPVVVLGIADRDEEKRSDVMNREFSEIANALSVEYEIIYYVNLNDNSYDVFNQESSYIKLKLLMSRQNFFEECSRDIKKIIYPQDVERLTSVMNKDFLLSQLEGDKTFSIEYRLMVNGEPQYYRLKALWSKAADDHIIIAVANIHKEVLARKERERNMERNFDIINVLATEFTSVYYVDLDTDTFTPYTVSDYAEVNYGKLYQHDKCYSKVFKAYVNGFVHELDKKRIGDFASIEHIKKLLEGQKSFIAHYRKYDTGGTRFSEIKFVKVGSQNETPRAVVVCFADKDAEILNRYVDSKLYEDYFGVYFVNLEDDTVRSIRESTVYEKGKTYGGFIKYSNAILEFSKEVLPEFRETWENMANVDFMRSYLADVDKREYSYRALKGEWRRVTTFVLERRNGVPVTFIMAFMFIDNITAQKMELDAKIAEQKRELEKQQKLLEQALVQAEKANNAKTMFLSNMSHDIRTPMNAIIGFTNLALNNLDDPVLVKNYLNKTVVSSTHLLSLINDILDMSRIESGKIRLEEVNCNLSEIMHDLNTIVLGQASEKQQNLYMDTFNIENELVICDKLRLHQMLINLLSNAVKFTPVGGNIHVFVRQTASDENTGTYEFHVKDDGIGMSPEFLKVLYQPFERERTSTISKTQGTGLGMSITKKIVDMMGGSIDVVSAPNQGTEFIIHLKLKIQDTSANLTNLDALQNARALVVASDYNACSSATNLLRRLGMRAEWTMYGREAVLRAKEAVDRHECYSVIILDDLLLDMESVEAVEQLHMIPGSDNPIIVMASYDCANIEKSAREAGVTAFISKPLFLTEMHDVLARAIGVLKDEVKIEVDDTSCFAGKKILLVEDNELNREIAQSVLGEMGFGVDCAEDGRVALNVLEKAKPGAYDLILMDMQMPVMDGLEATRRIRAMRNDYFKKVPIVAMTANAFEEDRKAALDAGMNEHVAKPIDVEKLKKVLRKFLG from the coding sequence ATGAGTGATAGTGAAAATCAGGTTGCATACGCTGAACTGTTCTCGGAAATATTTTACGAACAGTTCATTTCCGCATATTATGTGAATTTGCTGGATTTCTCGTATGTCGTTTACTATCGCAAAAAGGGCCTTGAAAAAAAGTATGGCAATGGCGTTAACGCCGTATCTGCCCTCCAGAAGTTTATTTCCGAAGATGTCCATCCCGATGACCGCGATGTGCTGAAGGATATGCTATCTGTAGCTTATGTCCGTGGCCGCCTTAAAAAAGAAAGCAGTTTCTCGTTTGTGGTGCGTGAGATTGTAACAGGCAAGGAACGCTATTGCAAGCTCCAGGTGACCCGTGGCCGCGATGAAGACCACATGGCCATCTGCTTCTTGAATGTCGATGACGAAATCCGCAAACGCATGAAGGTCGAGGAAGGCTACCGCGTTATCCAGGCCCTTGCCATGGAATTCAATGCACTTTACCGCATCGATCTTGATTCGGAAAAAATGCATTCCTATGTCAAGTCGCAGACGGCACGCATTTTTGAAAAAGAGCTTCGCGGCGAAATGTTTTATTCCGAGGCGTTAAAAAAATACGCTACTGAAATTGTATCTAGCGAAGATGCCAAGCGAGTCTTGACGTTGGCGTCAATCGAGAGCATTCGTGAAAGATTTTCGAGGCAGAGCCACTTCGAGGTGGACTACAAGAATCGCGATGGCCGCTATTTCCAGATGAAATTCGTTCGGGTTTCCGATGAAAAATCGCCTGTGGTAGTGCTTGGCATTGCAGACCGCGACGAAGAAAAACGTTCGGACGTGATGAACCGCGAATTTTCCGAGATTGCAAATGCGTTGAGCGTTGAGTACGAAATTATTTACTATGTGAACTTGAATGACAATTCGTACGACGTGTTCAACCAGGAAAGTAGCTATATCAAGCTCAAGCTCCTGATGAGCCGCCAAAACTTTTTCGAAGAATGTTCGAGAGACATCAAGAAGATTATCTACCCGCAAGATGTTGAACGGTTGACTTCGGTCATGAATAAGGATTTTTTGCTCTCTCAGCTTGAGGGCGACAAAACCTTTTCAATCGAATACAGGCTTATGGTCAATGGCGAGCCTCAATACTACCGCCTCAAGGCGCTTTGGTCCAAGGCCGCTGACGATCATATTATTATCGCTGTTGCCAATATCCACAAGGAAGTCCTTGCCCGTAAAGAGCGCGAACGCAACATGGAACGCAACTTCGACATTATCAATGTGCTTGCGACGGAATTCACCTCGGTCTACTATGTCGATCTTGATACGGATACGTTTACGCCTTACACGGTGAGCGACTATGCTGAAGTCAATTACGGAAAGCTGTATCAACACGATAAATGTTATTCTAAAGTATTCAAGGCGTATGTCAACGGATTTGTCCATGAACTCGATAAGAAAAGAATTGGTGATTTTGCTTCTATTGAACATATCAAGAAATTGCTTGAAGGCCAAAAATCGTTTATAGCGCACTACAGAAAATACGATACTGGAGGAACCCGTTTTAGCGAGATAAAGTTCGTGAAAGTCGGTTCGCAAAATGAAACGCCGCGTGCTGTTGTTGTTTGTTTTGCCGACAAGGATGCCGAAATTCTAAACCGCTATGTTGATAGCAAACTTTATGAAGATTATTTTGGCGTTTATTTTGTGAATCTCGAAGACGATACTGTCCGCAGTATCCGTGAATCGACGGTTTACGAGAAAGGTAAAACTTATGGCGGCTTTATCAAGTACAGTAACGCTATTCTTGAGTTCAGCAAGGAGGTCTTGCCGGAGTTCCGCGAAACTTGGGAAAACATGGCGAACGTTGATTTTATGCGTTCATACTTGGCCGATGTCGATAAGCGCGAGTACAGCTACCGTGCGCTCAAGGGTGAATGGCGTCGCGTGACGACGTTTGTCCTGGAACGTAGAAATGGCGTGCCTGTGACCTTTATTATGGCGTTCATGTTCATTGACAATATAACCGCTCAAAAGATGGAACTGGATGCAAAGATTGCGGAACAGAAGCGGGAACTTGAGAAACAGCAGAAACTTCTGGAACAGGCTCTTGTGCAGGCTGAAAAGGCGAACAATGCAAAGACGATGTTCCTTTCGAACATGTCGCATGACATCCGCACGCCGATGAATGCCATTATCGGTTTTACAAACCTTGCGCTGAATAATTTGGATGATCCTGTGCTGGTCAAGAATTATTTGAACAAGACTGTCGTTTCGAGTACGCATTTGCTCTCGCTCATCAATGATATTCTCGATATGAGCCGCATTGAGTCGGGCAAGATTCGCCTTGAAGAGGTAAACTGCAACTTGTCCGAAATCATGCATGACCTGAATACGATTGTTTTAGGTCAGGCGAGTGAAAAACAGCAAAACCTTTACATGGATACGTTCAATATCGAGAACGAACTTGTTATTTGTGACAAGCTGCGCTTGCACCAGATGCTGATCAACCTGCTTTCAAATGCGGTCAAGTTTACGCCGGTGGGCGGGAACATTCATGTGTTTGTTCGCCAGACGGCTAGCGACGAAAATACGGGAACGTATGAGTTCCATGTCAAGGACGATGGCATCGGCATGAGTCCGGAATTCTTGAAAGTCCTGTACCAACCGTTTGAACGCGAACGCACCTCAACGATTTCCAAGACGCAAGGGACTGGGCTTGGAATGTCTATCACCAAGAAAATTGTTGATATGATGGGAGGCTCTATAGATGTCGTCAGTGCGCCTAATCAGGGAACGGAATTCATCATTCATCTGAAACTGAAAATTCAGGATACTTCTGCGAACTTGACGAATCTTGATGCTTTGCAAAATGCCCGCGCCCTTGTTGTCGCAAGTGATTACAATGCGTGCTCCAGTGCCACGAATCTTCTGCGCCGTTTGGGAATGCGTGCGGAATGGACTATGTATGGCCGCGAAGCGGTATTGCGTGCCAAGGAAGCTGTTGACCGTCACGAATGCTATTCTGTGATTATCCTTGACGACCTGTTGCTTGATATGGAAAGTGTCGAAGCGGTGGAGCAGTTGCACATGATTCCGGGGAGCGATAATCCGATTATCGTCATGGCGTCCTATGACTGTGCAAACATTGAAAAAAGTGCGCGCGAAGCGGGTGTGACTGCGTTTATAAGCAAACCGCTATTCCTCACGGAAATGCATGATGTCTTGGCACGTGCCATAGGCGTTTTAAAGGACGAAGTGAAAATTGAGGTTGATGATACTTCTTGCTTTGCCGGGAAGAAAATTCTTCTCGTCGAAGACAATGAGCTTAATCGTGAAATCGCACAAAGTGTTCTTGGTGAAATGGGCTTTGGGGTGGACTGTGCCGAAGATGGCCGTGTTGCCTTGAACGTGCTAGAAAAGGCTAAGCCGGGCGCCTATGACTTGATTTTGATGGATATGCAGATGCCTGTGATGGATGGCCTCGAAGCGACTAGGCGCATTCGAGCAATGCGCAATGATTACTTCAAGAAAGTCCCGATTGTGGCAATGACCGCAAATGCGTTTGAAGAAGACCGCAAGGCCGCACTCGATGCCGGTATGAACGAACATGTCGCAAAACCCATTGACGTCGAAAAACTCAAGAAAGTCCTTCGCAAATTCTTAGGATAA
- a CDS encoding endo-1,4-beta-xylanase, translating to MKSNFIKGILYAALMGGAVNSFAGPGMADGGAKFLGNITTRGQVQSDFGTYWNQITAENECKWASIEGTRGRYNWSGCDACYNWAKKNGGKFKFHALVWGSQYPNWLNGLSTDETKKAITAWFDAVAAHYPDLEMIDVVNEAIKSGGSYHSGYGRNNNIIPALGGDNGNYEFVATAFKMARERWPKAILIYNDYNTFRWQINEGIDLVNKLVKQGAPVDAYGQQAHDLTDMNANDFKSALNKIQNSVKNAKGEPMPLFITEYDIGTDNDSQQKQRYSEQIPAFWESPQVAGITLWGYIYGATWTTNGNSGLIKNGSDRPAMTWLKQYFKEHLKDGKDNTGLFAPYVPPEPVPRKPFKGSALVIPGKIEVEDFDITGVGETDGVSNVSYSDGDPENHGDSDYRKSDASDVDIYKKATGYIVGYNTTGDWLEYSVDIAEAGDYTATASVAASGSGSFKLSIDGKSVGEFDVTGSSWDDFIDVKKKVTLPAGKHTLRMDVTAQYFDIDYINFTKGDEEPPISIQTQVRYEYPEVSDYYVFDVNGVRIGRMSAYTMDEAVATLKNTSAIKVQGLYMLRSVKTGEVKSVRVAR from the coding sequence ATGAAATCAAATTTCATTAAGGGTATATTGTATGCTGCACTTATGGGTGGAGCAGTTAATTCGTTTGCAGGCCCCGGCATGGCCGATGGCGGTGCAAAATTCCTAGGAAACATTACAACTCGTGGCCAGGTTCAGTCCGATTTCGGGACTTACTGGAACCAGATTACCGCCGAAAACGAATGCAAGTGGGCGTCCATCGAAGGCACTCGCGGTCGTTACAATTGGTCGGGCTGCGATGCTTGCTATAACTGGGCAAAAAAGAATGGTGGCAAGTTCAAGTTCCACGCTCTTGTGTGGGGCTCCCAGTACCCGAACTGGCTCAATGGCCTTAGCACGGACGAAACCAAGAAGGCGATTACCGCATGGTTCGATGCCGTTGCCGCCCATTACCCCGATCTTGAAATGATTGACGTGGTGAATGAAGCCATCAAGTCGGGTGGCAGCTACCACTCCGGTTATGGCCGAAACAATAATATTATCCCGGCTCTCGGTGGCGATAACGGCAACTACGAATTCGTGGCGACTGCATTCAAGATGGCGCGCGAACGTTGGCCGAAGGCAATCCTTATCTACAACGACTACAACACGTTCAGGTGGCAGATTAACGAAGGTATCGACCTCGTGAACAAGCTCGTCAAGCAGGGGGCTCCGGTCGATGCTTATGGTCAGCAGGCTCATGACTTGACCGATATGAACGCCAACGATTTTAAGAGTGCTTTGAACAAAATCCAGAATAGCGTCAAGAATGCCAAGGGCGAACCGATGCCACTCTTCATTACCGAATACGATATCGGTACGGATAACGACAGCCAGCAGAAACAGCGCTACTCCGAACAGATTCCGGCATTCTGGGAATCTCCGCAGGTCGCGGGCATTACCCTCTGGGGCTACATCTACGGTGCTACCTGGACTACGAACGGAAACTCCGGTCTTATCAAGAATGGTAGCGACCGTCCGGCAATGACCTGGCTCAAGCAGTATTTCAAGGAACACCTCAAGGACGGTAAGGACAATACGGGCCTTTTTGCTCCATATGTCCCGCCTGAGCCGGTGCCGCGCAAGCCGTTCAAGGGCTCTGCTTTGGTAATCCCGGGCAAGATTGAAGTCGAAGACTTTGATATTACCGGCGTCGGTGAAACGGATGGCGTAAGCAATGTGTCTTACAGCGATGGCGACCCAGAAAACCACGGTGATTCCGACTACCGCAAGAGCGATGCTTCCGATGTCGATATCTACAAGAAGGCGACCGGATACATTGTCGGCTATAACACGACCGGTGACTGGCTCGAATACTCTGTCGACATTGCCGAAGCAGGTGACTACACGGCAACAGCTTCTGTCGCTGCGAGTGGTTCTGGTTCCTTCAAGCTCTCCATTGACGGAAAGTCTGTTGGTGAATTCGATGTGACAGGCTCTAGCTGGGACGATTTCATTGACGTGAAGAAGAAAGTGACGCTCCCGGCCGGTAAGCATACCCTCCGTATGGACGTGACAGCACAGTATTTCGATATCGATTACATCAACTTCACGAAGGGCGATGAAGAACCGCCTATCTCCATCCAGACCCAGGTCCGCTACGAATATCCGGAAGTGAGTGACTACTACGTCTTTGACGTGAACGGGGTACGCATCGGTCGCATGAGCGCCTACACTATGGACGAAGCCGTGGCAACTCTTAAGAATACGAGCGCCATCAAGGTCCAGGGCTTGTATATGCTCCGCTCCGTCAAAACGGGTGAAGTCAAGTCGGTCCGTGTAGCCCGCTAA